The Osmia bicornis bicornis chromosome 12, iOsmBic2.1, whole genome shotgun sequence genome includes a region encoding these proteins:
- the LOC114877618 gene encoding WD repeat-containing protein 46: MSSKESRYHGQAPISKEKLEKYGKGTGVDVQRRTFTIKNKILRQKLRRKERIIDDTIKDTACTELLLTEEYGCLEADSGETTLQYKQREIANNVDITSASKQFTLDLEFGPYYIKYTRNGRHLVLAGRKGHVAAFDWVTKKLACEINVMESVHDASWLHVETMFAVAQKDWVYIYDNVGIELHCLKAMHRVNKLEFLPYHFLLASASKEGFLVWLDVSIGKFISSFNSKVGNVAVMTQNPSNAVLCVGDTKGIVSMWSPNSSKPLAKMLCHTQAVNSCTVHPYGTYMATSCAAGYVKVWDIRQLAGPVNNYRARTAVNHLSYSQRGHLAMAMGNVVEVYRPFAEETKPYLRHRDKRGVTSMQFCPYEDILGIGTTGGISSLLIPGSGEANFDALENNPFQTKSQRRETEVKALLDKIQPELISLDPITITEVDVPSLKDKIEAKKKLLHLKPKNIDFKPRRTKAKGKGGTAKVIKTKKILKDLSKRESIDRLGRADVVRSETNKIEEPKKDYGVLNRFLSKSSKNQN, from the exons ATGAGTTCAAAAG AAAGCAGATACCATGGTCAAGCACCTATtagtaaagaaaaattagagAAATATGGTAAAGGTACAGGAGTTGACGTACAACGAAGAACATTTACAATAAAGAACAAAATCTTAAGACaaaaattaagaagaaaagaaaggattaTTGACGATACGATTAAGGACACTGCTTGTACTGAATTACTTTTAACAGAAGAGTATGGTTGTTTAGAGGCTGATTCGGGAGAAACAACGTTACAATATAAACAAAGAGAAATTGCAAACAACGTAGATATAACCAGTGCATCCAAACAATTTACACTGGACTTGGAATTTGGGccatattatattaaatatacaagAAACGGCAGACATTTAGTTTTAGCTGGAAGAAAAGGACACGTAGCTGCTTTTGATTGGGTGACAAAAAAATTGGCGTGCGAAATAAATGTTATGGAATCTGTGCACGACGCGTCATGGTTACACGTAGAAACAATGTTTGCGGTAGCACAGAAGGATTGGGTGTATATATACGACAATGTCGGAATCGAACTTCATTGTCTGAAAGCGATGCATAGAGTTAATAAATTGGAATTTTTACCTTATCATTTTTTACTCGCTAGTGCGTCTAAAGAAGGTTTCCTCGTATGGTTAGACGTTTCTATAGGCAAATTTATATCCAGTTTCAATTCTAAAGTGGGAAACGTAGCA GTAATGACACAAAATCCGAGTAACGCGGTACTTTGCGTGGGTGACACGAAAGGAATAGTTTCTATGTGGTCCCCGAATAGTTCGAAACCGTTAGCAAAAATGTTATGTCACACTCAAGCGGTAAATAGTTGTACCGTTCATCCATATGGAACTTATATGGCGACCAGTTGTGCAGCTGGATACGTGAAGGTGTGGGATATCAGACAGTTGGCTGGTCCAGTAAATAATTATCGTGCACGTACCGCCGTTAATCATTTATCTTACAGCCAACGAGGTCActtggcaatggcaatgggaAATGTAGTGGAAGTTTATCG aCCTTTTGCAGAAGAAACAAAACCGTATTTGCGTCATAGAGATAAGCGAGGTGTAACTAGTATGCAGTTTTGTCCATACGAAGATATCTTGGGTATCGGTACAACCGGAGGAATTTCTTCCCTCTTGATACCCGGAAGCGGAGAAGCAAACTTTGATGCTCTTGAGAACAATCCTTTCCAGACTAAGAGTCAGAGACGCGAAACCGAAGTGAAGGCATTACTGGATAAAATTCAACCAGAGTTAATTTCCTTAGATCCGATCACAATAACAGAAGTAGATGTGCCTAGTTTGAAAGATAAGATAGAGGCAAAGAAGAAACTTTTg CATCTTAAACCGAAAAATATAGACTTTAAGCCTCGCAGAACAAAAGCTAAGGGAAAAGGAGGAACGGCTAAAGTAATCAAA